In a single window of the Amycolatopsis sp. cg5 genome:
- a CDS encoding DUF4276 family protein, giving the protein MNNRYRRLHLVVEGQSEEIVVTNVLSPYLQAAGWTVSHSIVITKQPASGPARRGGVSSWSKLENDIHKLLRSGFDLVTTLFDYYAFPADSPGMDTRPIGTPHERVAHVEQELAKAIGDPRFLPNLVLHELETWVFAAADQLECLHPGVAERLKHDVDLAGEPELVNDDPKTAPSKRLLAYEPRYSKTNDGPLAIADLGVERLRAACRHLDEWLGKLQ; this is encoded by the coding sequence ATGAACAACCGGTACCGCAGGCTGCATCTCGTCGTCGAGGGACAGTCCGAAGAAATCGTCGTCACCAACGTCCTCTCGCCGTACTTGCAGGCAGCGGGCTGGACGGTGAGCCATTCGATCGTCATCACGAAACAGCCGGCAAGCGGCCCTGCCCGCCGAGGTGGTGTGAGCAGCTGGAGCAAGCTCGAAAACGACATCCACAAGCTGCTTCGGAGCGGCTTCGACCTGGTCACGACGCTGTTCGACTACTACGCCTTCCCCGCCGACAGCCCTGGAATGGACACTCGGCCGATCGGAACCCCGCACGAGCGCGTAGCGCACGTCGAACAAGAACTGGCCAAGGCGATCGGTGATCCGAGATTCTTGCCGAATCTCGTGCTTCACGAACTGGAGACCTGGGTCTTCGCTGCCGCTGATCAGCTCGAGTGCCTGCACCCGGGCGTTGCCGAACGCCTCAAGCATGATGTCGACCTCGCAGGCGAACCTGAACTGGTCAACGACGATCCGAAGACGGCACCCTCGAAACGACTCCTCGCCTACGAACCGCGATATTCGAAGACCAATGACGGCCCGCTGGCCATCGCGGACTTGGGCGTCGAGCGGCTGCGAGCGGCATGCCGTCACCTCGACGAATGGCTGGGCAAACTGCAGTAG
- a CDS encoding amino acid deaminase/aldolase, protein MSTATKYDLATKDLDAPFAIVDLDAFDANADDLVRRAAGKPIRVASKSVRSRFLLERVLAKPGFEGLMAYTLAEALWHVEMGTTNDILVGYPTADHAALRALAASERARAAITIMVDSPQHLDLVDAALGSDHPEIRVCLELDVSWHPVPGVHIGSRRSPVFTARQAADLARTIVARKGFRLVGMMGYEGQIAGLGDTAGSGAKNAIVSWIQRKSAVELSKRRSAAVRAVRAIADLEFVNGGGTGSIESTGAESVVTEIAAGSGLIGPTLFDGYSRFQPRPAVLFALPVVRRPAKNIATLFSGGYIASGPTGPSRQPEPYLPEGLSLIGIEGAGEVQTPVTGKAARALRIGDRVWMRHAKAGELAERFDTYHVIIGDRVDRTIPTYRGEHKNFG, encoded by the coding sequence GTGAGCACTGCGACGAAGTACGACTTGGCGACGAAGGATCTCGACGCGCCGTTCGCCATTGTCGACCTCGACGCGTTCGACGCCAACGCGGACGACCTCGTACGGCGTGCCGCCGGCAAGCCGATCCGCGTCGCCAGCAAGTCCGTCCGCAGCCGCTTCCTGCTCGAGCGCGTGCTCGCGAAGCCCGGCTTCGAAGGCCTGATGGCGTACACGCTGGCCGAAGCGCTGTGGCACGTCGAGATGGGCACCACCAACGACATTCTGGTCGGTTACCCGACCGCGGACCACGCGGCGCTGCGCGCGCTGGCCGCGTCCGAGCGCGCCCGCGCGGCCATCACGATCATGGTCGACTCGCCGCAGCACCTCGACCTGGTCGACGCGGCACTCGGCTCCGACCACCCCGAGATCCGGGTCTGCCTGGAGCTCGACGTGTCGTGGCACCCCGTGCCAGGCGTGCACATCGGCTCGCGCCGCTCGCCGGTCTTCACCGCGCGCCAAGCCGCCGACCTGGCGCGCACCATCGTGGCGCGCAAGGGTTTCCGCCTCGTCGGCATGATGGGCTACGAAGGCCAGATCGCCGGTCTCGGTGACACCGCGGGCAGCGGCGCCAAGAACGCGATCGTCAGCTGGATCCAGCGCAAGTCCGCGGTGGAGCTGAGCAAGCGGCGCAGTGCGGCGGTCCGTGCGGTGCGCGCGATCGCCGACCTCGAGTTCGTCAACGGCGGCGGCACCGGCAGCATCGAGTCGACCGGCGCGGAAAGCGTTGTCACCGAAATCGCGGCGGGCTCCGGCCTGATCGGCCCGACCCTGTTCGACGGCTACTCCCGCTTCCAGCCCCGCCCCGCGGTGCTGTTCGCGCTTCCCGTGGTTCGCCGACCTGCCAAGAACATCGCGACCCTGTTCTCCGGCGGCTACATCGCCTCCGGCCCGACAGGCCCGTCCCGCCAGCCGGAGCCCTACCTGCCCGAAGGTCTCTCCCTGATCGGCATCGAAGGCGCGGGCGAAGTCCAGACCCCGGTCACCGGCAAGGCCGCACGCGCTCTCCGGATCGGCGACCGCGTCTGGATGCGCCACGCCAAGGCCGGCGAGCTGGCCGAGCGCTTCGACACCTACCACGTGATCATCGGCGACCGGGTCGACCGCACCATCCCCACCTACCGAGGCGAGCACAAGAACTTCGGCTGA
- a CDS encoding CoA ester lyase, translating into MTELRPRRSVLYMPGANERALEKAKGLDADALILDLEDAVAPDAKEAARERVCAAASSGDYGRREVTIRVNGLDTAWHDADLRAAAQAGPAAVVVPKVNSAAEVHNIERALELGGAPDHTKIWAMVETPVAMLHAEEIAAASERLTVLVMGTNDLAKELHAEFVPGRAPLLGGLSLALLAARATGKVILDGVYNDVKDLAGFEAECLQGRQFGFDGKTLIHPGQLEACNRVFAPSAEEIERSEKIIAAFESAQAEGRGVVTVDGRMIENLHVDNARRVLALADAIGKASD; encoded by the coding sequence ATGACCGAGCTCAGGCCGCGCCGTTCGGTGCTCTACATGCCCGGCGCCAACGAACGCGCGCTGGAGAAGGCGAAGGGACTCGACGCCGACGCGTTGATCCTCGACCTCGAGGACGCCGTCGCGCCCGACGCCAAGGAAGCCGCCCGCGAGCGCGTCTGCGCGGCCGCGTCGTCCGGCGACTACGGCCGCCGCGAGGTGACCATTCGCGTCAACGGACTCGACACCGCTTGGCACGACGCCGACCTGCGCGCCGCGGCGCAGGCCGGACCGGCCGCGGTGGTCGTGCCCAAGGTGAACTCCGCCGCCGAGGTGCACAACATCGAGCGCGCGCTCGAACTCGGCGGCGCGCCCGACCACACCAAGATCTGGGCGATGGTCGAAACCCCGGTCGCCATGCTGCACGCCGAGGAGATCGCGGCGGCGAGCGAGCGGCTGACCGTGCTGGTCATGGGCACCAACGACCTCGCGAAGGAACTGCACGCCGAGTTCGTGCCCGGCCGGGCTCCTCTGCTCGGCGGCCTTTCGCTGGCGCTGCTCGCCGCGCGGGCGACCGGAAAGGTCATCCTCGACGGCGTCTACAACGACGTGAAGGACCTCGCGGGCTTCGAGGCGGAATGCCTGCAAGGCCGCCAGTTCGGCTTCGACGGCAAGACGTTGATCCACCCCGGTCAGCTCGAAGCGTGCAACCGGGTGTTCGCGCCGTCCGCCGAGGAGATCGAGCGCTCGGAGAAGATCATCGCGGCGTTCGAGTCGGCGCAGGCCGAGGGCCGGGGCGTGGTGACCGTGGACGGCCGGATGATCGAAAACCTCCACGTGGACAACGCCCGCCGGGTGCTGGCGCTGGCCGACGCGATCGGGAAAGCCAGCGACTAG
- a CDS encoding DNA-processing protein DprA, whose protein sequence is MDLVELSEHVALVALLQNRPEGHTWAELTAEVLSSGSAVKTWETLVPAGLFEQPGEESPLEAAARDVEAWSKAGLSLLSILDDLYPTRLRGIHQAPPVLFSRGKLLPEDPAVSIVGSRNASDRGLTVAREITRALITEGFAAVSGLAAGIDATVHQAALDAQGRTVAVIGTGINKVYPASNRALQRQISEKGLVLSQFWPDAPPQKSNFLMRNATMSGYGIATIVVEAGEHSGTRYQARMAVEHGRPVILTDIVVERNEWAQKLCGRPGVYRADGLRDVIAVVRKVATERVDTVNELLDLLPVTP, encoded by the coding sequence ATGGACCTCGTGGAACTTTCTGAGCACGTGGCGCTAGTTGCGCTACTTCAGAATCGACCAGAAGGTCACACTTGGGCTGAACTCACCGCGGAAGTCCTGAGCAGCGGCAGTGCAGTCAAGACCTGGGAGACTCTGGTCCCAGCAGGTCTCTTCGAACAGCCTGGCGAAGAGAGCCCATTGGAAGCGGCGGCCAGGGATGTGGAGGCCTGGTCGAAGGCCGGCCTTTCACTGCTCTCAATCCTCGACGACCTCTATCCCACCCGCCTCCGCGGTATCCATCAGGCGCCACCAGTCTTGTTCAGCCGAGGCAAGCTGCTCCCGGAAGATCCAGCAGTGTCGATCGTTGGATCGCGCAATGCCTCTGATCGAGGTCTGACTGTAGCTCGAGAGATCACTCGAGCACTGATCACAGAAGGTTTTGCGGCAGTCTCGGGCTTGGCAGCCGGAATCGATGCGACCGTGCACCAAGCAGCGCTGGACGCGCAGGGGCGAACGGTCGCAGTCATCGGCACCGGCATCAACAAGGTATATCCCGCCTCCAACAGAGCATTACAACGCCAGATCTCCGAAAAAGGTCTGGTACTTTCTCAATTTTGGCCGGACGCGCCTCCACAGAAAAGCAATTTTCTCATGAGAAACGCAACGATGTCCGGATACGGGATCGCCACCATCGTCGTCGAAGCAGGCGAGCACAGCGGAACCAGATACCAAGCACGCATGGCAGTCGAACACGGCCGCCCGGTAATTTTGACTGACATCGTGGTTGAACGCAATGAATGGGCCCAGAAGCTTTGCGGCCGCCCTGGAGTCTATCGAGCAGATGGACTGCGAGACGTCATCGCCGTTGTGCGAAAGGTAGCCACAGAACGAGTGGATACCGTGAACGAGCTGCTGGACCTACTACCCGTCACACCATGA
- a CDS encoding TetR family transcriptional regulator: MPDIQAAKGTDTPLRRQPVQQRSAKRVEQMLDASAQLIDELGYEALTTTLIAKRAGVAVGSLYQFFPDKRAVVQALTQRNLERFIQQITERLDSIDAGHWWDVVDSILDIYLRMHREIPGFSKVHFGDVVDTQLLDESRDNNTVIVDSLVGVLSPNLATPVDDLKFAITIANEVADALLKLAFRRDPMGDEHIVSETKFLVKGYLAQRFGEA, from the coding sequence GTGCCCGACATCCAGGCCGCGAAGGGGACGGACACCCCCCTTCGCCGTCAGCCTGTCCAGCAGCGCAGCGCGAAGCGGGTCGAGCAGATGCTCGACGCGAGCGCCCAGTTGATCGACGAGCTCGGCTACGAAGCACTGACGACGACGCTCATCGCGAAGCGCGCAGGCGTTGCCGTGGGTTCGCTGTACCAGTTCTTCCCCGACAAACGCGCCGTCGTGCAGGCGCTGACCCAACGCAATCTCGAACGCTTCATCCAGCAGATCACCGAACGCCTCGACTCGATCGACGCTGGCCACTGGTGGGACGTCGTCGACTCGATCCTCGACATCTACCTGCGGATGCACCGCGAGATCCCCGGCTTCTCGAAGGTCCACTTCGGCGACGTGGTCGACACGCAGCTGCTCGACGAGAGCCGGGACAACAACACGGTCATCGTCGACTCGCTGGTCGGCGTGCTCTCCCCGAACCTCGCCACCCCCGTCGACGACCTCAAGTTCGCGATCACCATCGCCAACGAGGTCGCGGACGCACTGCTCAAGCTCGCCTTCCGCCGCGACCCGATGGGCGACGAGCACATCGTCTCGGAGACGAAGTTCCTGGTGAAGGGCTACTTGGCGCAGCGCTTCGGCGAGGCCTGA
- a CDS encoding NAD(P)H-binding protein, with protein MRVVIAGGHGQIALRLEKLLAARGDQAVGIIRKPEQTGDLEALGAEAAVLDLEKSDVDTVAAVLSGADAAIFAAGAGAGSGNDRKDTVDRAAAALFAEAAERAGVRRHIQVGSMGADRWETIDVSDDFRLYLKAKKAAEDDLRARDLEWTILRPGALTNEPGTGLVYVAESTGRGSIPRDDVAAFLVALLDNPGTARSTIELISGDTPIADSL; from the coding sequence ATGCGAGTCGTCATTGCCGGTGGACATGGTCAGATCGCGCTGCGGCTGGAGAAGCTGCTCGCCGCACGCGGAGACCAGGCGGTCGGGATCATCAGGAAACCCGAGCAGACGGGCGATCTCGAAGCGCTCGGCGCCGAGGCCGCCGTCCTCGATCTCGAGAAGTCCGATGTGGACACCGTGGCGGCTGTCCTTTCCGGCGCGGACGCGGCGATCTTCGCCGCCGGCGCCGGCGCGGGCAGCGGCAACGACCGCAAGGACACCGTCGACCGCGCCGCCGCGGCGTTGTTCGCCGAAGCCGCCGAGCGCGCCGGGGTCCGGCGCCACATCCAGGTCGGCTCCATGGGCGCCGACCGGTGGGAGACCATCGACGTCTCGGACGACTTCCGGCTCTACCTCAAGGCCAAGAAGGCCGCCGAGGACGACCTGCGTGCCCGCGATCTCGAATGGACGATCCTGCGGCCGGGCGCGCTGACCAACGAACCCGGCACCGGACTCGTCTACGTCGCCGAGTCCACCGGACGCGGCTCGATCCCACGCGACGACGTCGCCGCGTTCCTGGTCGCGCTGCTCGACAACCCGGGCACCGCGCGCAGCACGATCGAACTGATCTCCGGCGACACCCCGATCGCGGACTCGCTCTAG
- a CDS encoding AAA family ATPase has protein sequence MANQPLKEIQIEGFTSIRSATVRLGQLNVLVGANGAGKSNFIQALGLLGRIVAEELNYFVNLNGGASALLHHSVSPAQIRLLLDAEPNAYEATLEPAANDELIFGHEQIYFQNPGYERAWELLLGRGQRETRLHAEAGSREGPSVASHVVELLKGCRVYHFHDTSGDAPVKQFTSTADNLALRNDAGNLAAVLLSLSGSERRADQAAYARIVGTVRQVAPFFRDFVLQPESNERLRLRWRQQDSDAVFSANQMSDGTLRFICLATLLLQPDLPALVVLDEPELGLHPFAIVQLAGLLRQASTRSQVLIATQSVTLMNQFEIGDLIVVERKEGASTFSRPDPGDLATWLDDYSLGELWEKNLLGGRPGREV, from the coding sequence ATGGCCAACCAGCCACTGAAGGAGATTCAGATCGAGGGGTTCACCTCGATCCGTTCAGCCACGGTCCGGCTCGGTCAGTTGAACGTTCTGGTCGGCGCGAACGGCGCAGGCAAGAGCAACTTCATCCAGGCGCTCGGCCTGCTTGGCCGGATTGTCGCCGAGGAGCTGAACTACTTCGTCAATCTCAACGGTGGCGCTTCGGCGTTACTGCATCACTCGGTCAGTCCCGCACAGATCAGGTTGCTGCTCGATGCGGAGCCCAACGCGTATGAGGCGACGTTGGAACCTGCCGCCAACGATGAGCTGATCTTCGGGCACGAGCAGATCTACTTCCAAAACCCTGGCTATGAACGAGCTTGGGAACTCTTGCTCGGGCGTGGACAGCGAGAGACTCGCCTACACGCGGAGGCGGGAAGTCGCGAAGGCCCTTCAGTAGCGTCTCACGTCGTTGAGCTGCTCAAAGGCTGCCGGGTCTATCATTTTCACGACACGAGCGGCGACGCTCCGGTCAAACAGTTCACGTCCACTGCCGACAATCTGGCGCTGCGCAACGATGCGGGAAATCTCGCAGCTGTATTGCTCAGCTTGTCCGGAAGCGAAAGACGAGCCGATCAAGCGGCGTATGCACGTATCGTCGGCACGGTCAGGCAGGTCGCGCCGTTCTTCCGAGACTTCGTTCTTCAGCCGGAATCCAACGAACGGCTGCGACTGCGGTGGCGGCAGCAGGATTCAGACGCGGTCTTCTCCGCGAATCAGATGTCCGACGGCACGCTTCGATTCATCTGTCTCGCGACCCTGCTTCTCCAGCCTGACCTGCCCGCGCTCGTCGTGCTCGATGAGCCAGAGCTCGGCCTGCATCCCTTCGCCATCGTGCAGCTGGCCGGGCTGCTTCGCCAGGCATCGACTCGAAGCCAGGTACTCATCGCCACTCAATCCGTCACGCTCATGAACCAGTTCGAGATCGGCGATCTGATCGTCGTCGAGCGTAAGGAAGGGGCGTCCACTTTCAGCCGTCCCGACCCGGGCGACCTGGCGACCTGGCTTGATGACTACTCGCTTGGCGAGTTGTGGGAGAAGAACCTGCTCGGCGGACGCCCCGGCCGAGAGGTATGA
- a CDS encoding serine/threonine-protein kinase yields the protein MDSAKLTGFTELEALGEGAFGKVVLARHDVTGQCVAIKYLTRMDGLADFRREAETLRHVDNPHIARLYEFVEDGSNAAIIMELVRGISLQRLLAEQGTLAPEAALAVLKGSLLGLAGAHAAGVVHRDYKPGNVLVGPDGQSKLVDFGIAVLAGQSGELIGTPAYMAPEQWRGDLATPSTDVYAATCVFFRCVTGRHPFTEDLREAHQRAPIPVAEVPEPVRGLVVRGMAKEALLRPADAAKFAVELEKAAKSGYGRDWESKGWQALAAGAAALVPSLLALGVGSALAPAVGGVTAGAGVAGGSVGGIGGVGGGVGGLTVGAKIAIAVGALVTAAVATVVVVLSTGGGDKEAQLSTTQTSTPSVLNVALQDRSEQFTDPKFAFRGQYPVATGIADPAVAKKVNDALAAPLEGRKKEVRDLLNGLGPDFLSGYPETPTTISKAEVVLSGSKLVTVRYEHSAEGQILGHASWRSADMITIDLTSGKTLTAQDILKPSVMNAEGLRGLLAKVRAADSNQFCGEDLIKYPLTPDIFARYGHREAVKMAASPQGLTFVVFTPAIGTYAEACGEKTIVLPYETIKEFLRPEFLALI from the coding sequence GTGGATTCTGCGAAACTGACCGGCTTCACCGAGCTGGAAGCGCTGGGCGAAGGTGCCTTCGGCAAGGTCGTGCTGGCCAGGCACGACGTGACGGGTCAGTGCGTGGCCATCAAATATCTCACCCGGATGGACGGGCTCGCCGACTTCCGGCGTGAGGCCGAGACCCTCCGTCACGTCGACAACCCGCACATCGCGCGGCTCTACGAGTTCGTCGAGGACGGCAGCAACGCCGCGATCATCATGGAACTCGTCCGCGGCATCTCGCTGCAGCGGCTGCTGGCCGAACAGGGCACGCTGGCACCGGAAGCCGCGTTGGCCGTGCTCAAGGGCTCGCTGCTCGGGCTCGCCGGCGCGCACGCCGCCGGTGTCGTGCACCGCGACTACAAACCGGGCAACGTGCTGGTCGGCCCCGACGGTCAGAGCAAGCTGGTCGACTTCGGCATCGCCGTGCTCGCCGGGCAGAGCGGCGAGCTGATCGGCACCCCCGCGTACATGGCGCCGGAGCAGTGGCGCGGCGACCTGGCCACGCCGTCGACCGACGTCTATGCCGCGACCTGCGTGTTCTTCCGCTGCGTCACCGGACGCCACCCGTTCACCGAAGACCTGCGCGAGGCACACCAGCGCGCGCCGATCCCGGTCGCCGAGGTGCCGGAGCCGGTACGCGGCCTGGTCGTCCGCGGCATGGCCAAGGAGGCGCTCCTGCGCCCGGCCGACGCCGCGAAATTCGCCGTTGAGCTGGAGAAAGCCGCCAAGTCGGGCTACGGCCGCGACTGGGAGAGCAAGGGGTGGCAGGCGCTCGCGGCCGGTGCCGCGGCGCTGGTCCCGTCGCTGCTCGCGCTCGGCGTCGGCTCGGCGCTGGCACCGGCGGTCGGCGGCGTGACCGCGGGCGCCGGCGTCGCGGGCGGCAGCGTCGGTGGCATCGGCGGCGTCGGTGGCGGTGTCGGCGGCCTGACCGTCGGCGCGAAGATCGCGATCGCGGTCGGCGCGCTGGTCACGGCCGCCGTGGCGACCGTCGTGGTCGTGCTGTCCACCGGCGGCGGTGACAAGGAAGCCCAGCTCTCGACGACGCAGACCAGCACGCCGTCGGTGCTGAACGTCGCGCTGCAAGACCGGTCCGAGCAGTTCACGGACCCGAAGTTCGCCTTCCGCGGCCAATATCCGGTCGCCACCGGGATCGCCGATCCCGCTGTCGCCAAGAAGGTCAACGACGCGCTGGCCGCGCCGCTCGAGGGGCGGAAGAAGGAAGTGCGCGACCTGCTCAACGGGCTGGGCCCCGATTTCCTGTCCGGCTACCCGGAGACGCCGACCACCATCAGCAAGGCCGAGGTCGTGCTCAGCGGTTCCAAGCTGGTGACCGTGCGCTATGAGCATTCGGCGGAAGGGCAGATACTCGGCCACGCGTCATGGCGCAGCGCCGACATGATCACCATTGATCTCACCAGCGGGAAAACGCTCACCGCGCAGGACATCCTGAAGCCTTCGGTGATGAACGCCGAAGGGCTGCGTGGATTGCTGGCGAAGGTGCGGGCGGCGGATTCCAACCAATTCTGCGGCGAAGACCTCATCAAGTACCCGCTGACGCCCGACATCTTCGCGCGGTACGGCCATCGGGAGGCCGTGAAAATGGCCGCGTCGCCTCAGGGACTGACGTTTGTGGTGTTCACGCCCGCCATCGGCACCTATGCGGAGGCCTGTGGCGAGAAGACGATCGTGCTCCCGTACGAAACGATCAAGGAATTCCTGCGCCCGGAATTCCTGGCCCTCATCTGA
- a CDS encoding D-arabinono-1,4-lactone oxidase → MTQWTNWAGTATATPQRVHQPRDTGEIAEAVASVALDGRRVRAWGSGHSFTAIAAADSDAIDLTGWTGIEAVDTTKHLVTVRSGTTLHNLNIELDKLGLGLTNMGDIDNQTIAGALSTGTHGTGAKFGGMTTQIAALELVLADGSVVTCSADERPELFAAARLGLGALGVISTVTLQCEPAYALSAQERPEPLETVLAGFERDAATNDHFEFYWFPYGDNALVKRNNRLPAGAPTKPLSRMKEYIDYELTENIAFGALCRLGRAVPKLVRPLGKLSSNVLSGREYSDVSHKVFVTARSVRFVESEYAVPVETLPDVLAGLRALVPKLENPVMFPVEIRVAQADDIWLSTAYGRDSAYIAIHQFVGMPYREYFAGFESIVAEVGGRPHWGKMHTLGADDFRRLYPRFDDFLAVRKEVDPAGVFSNAYLDRVLGPAS, encoded by the coding sequence ATGACGCAGTGGACCAACTGGGCAGGTACCGCGACCGCGACCCCGCAGCGGGTGCATCAGCCGCGCGACACCGGCGAGATCGCCGAAGCCGTCGCGAGCGTCGCGCTCGACGGCCGCCGCGTGCGCGCCTGGGGTTCCGGGCACTCGTTCACCGCCATCGCGGCCGCCGACTCCGACGCGATCGACCTCACCGGCTGGACCGGTATCGAGGCCGTCGACACCACGAAACACCTGGTCACCGTCCGGTCGGGCACCACACTGCACAACCTGAACATCGAGCTCGACAAGCTCGGCCTCGGCCTGACCAACATGGGCGACATCGACAACCAGACCATCGCGGGCGCGTTGTCCACCGGCACCCACGGCACCGGCGCGAAGTTCGGCGGGATGACCACGCAGATCGCCGCACTCGAACTCGTGCTGGCGGACGGCTCGGTCGTCACCTGTTCGGCTGACGAGCGGCCGGAGTTGTTCGCCGCCGCCCGGCTCGGCCTCGGCGCGCTCGGCGTCATCTCCACTGTCACTCTGCAGTGTGAACCGGCGTACGCGCTTTCCGCGCAGGAGCGCCCGGAGCCGTTGGAGACCGTGCTCGCCGGGTTCGAGCGCGACGCGGCCACGAACGACCACTTCGAGTTCTACTGGTTCCCGTACGGCGACAACGCGCTGGTCAAGCGCAACAACCGGCTGCCAGCCGGCGCGCCGACGAAGCCGCTCAGCCGGATGAAGGAGTACATCGACTACGAGCTGACCGAGAACATCGCGTTCGGCGCGCTGTGCCGTCTCGGCCGCGCGGTGCCGAAACTCGTGCGCCCGCTCGGGAAGCTCTCGTCGAACGTGTTGTCCGGCCGCGAGTACAGCGACGTCTCGCACAAGGTCTTCGTGACCGCGCGCAGTGTGCGGTTCGTCGAGTCCGAGTACGCGGTCCCGGTCGAAACGCTGCCCGACGTGCTGGCCGGACTTCGCGCGCTGGTGCCGAAGCTGGAGAACCCGGTGATGTTCCCGGTCGAGATCCGCGTCGCGCAGGCCGACGACATCTGGCTGTCCACCGCGTACGGCCGCGACTCGGCCTACATCGCGATCCACCAGTTCGTCGGCATGCCCTACCGCGAGTACTTCGCGGGCTTCGAGTCGATCGTCGCCGAGGTCGGCGGCCGTCCGCACTGGGGCAAGATGCACACGCTCGGCGCCGACGACTTCCGCAGGCTCTACCCGCGGTTCGACGATTTCCTCGCGGTACGCAAGGAAGTCGACCCGGCCGGGGTGTTCTCGAACGCCTACCTCGACCGGGTTCTCGGGCCCGCCAGCTAG
- a CDS encoding CoA ester lyase: MRSPKDFFAPLAVGAPEPLRQIPVPPSRMIHFFDPSNEKMAAKVPDIAKKVDVLLGNLEDAVRADRKEAAREGLVKIAKATDFGSTQLWTRVNSLDSPWVLDDLITLVTEIGDKLDVIMIPKVEGAQDIHYVDRLLAQLEARAGLTKPLLVHAILETASGVANVEEIAGASPRMQGISLGPADLAASRRMKTTRVGGGHPGYLVRTDPTGEDLTAGRTTYQQDLWHYTVARMVDACAANGILPYYGPFGDIRDVVGCEDQFRNAFILGCVGAWSLHPVQIDIAKKVFSPSVEDVRWARKVIAAMGDGTGAVMIDGKMQDDASVKQCRVVAELAEELAARDEDLAAAYREISEENA, from the coding sequence ATGCGCTCGCCGAAGGATTTCTTCGCACCACTCGCCGTGGGGGCACCCGAGCCGCTGCGCCAGATCCCGGTGCCACCGTCGCGGATGATCCACTTCTTCGACCCCAGCAACGAGAAGATGGCCGCGAAGGTGCCGGACATCGCGAAGAAGGTCGACGTACTGCTCGGCAATCTCGAGGACGCCGTGCGCGCCGACCGCAAGGAGGCCGCACGCGAGGGCCTGGTGAAGATCGCGAAGGCCACCGACTTCGGCTCGACCCAGCTGTGGACGCGCGTCAACAGCCTGGACTCACCGTGGGTGCTCGACGACCTGATCACGCTGGTCACCGAAATCGGCGACAAGCTCGACGTGATCATGATCCCGAAGGTCGAAGGCGCGCAGGACATCCACTACGTCGACCGGCTGCTCGCCCAGCTGGAGGCACGCGCCGGGCTCACCAAGCCGCTGCTGGTGCACGCCATCCTGGAGACCGCGAGCGGTGTCGCGAACGTCGAGGAGATCGCCGGCGCGAGCCCGCGCATGCAGGGCATCTCGCTCGGCCCTGCCGACCTCGCGGCCAGCCGCCGCATGAAGACCACCCGTGTCGGCGGTGGTCACCCCGGTTACCTGGTGCGCACCGACCCGACCGGCGAGGACCTCACCGCGGGCCGGACGACCTACCAGCAGGACCTGTGGCACTACACGGTCGCGCGCATGGTCGACGCCTGCGCGGCGAACGGGATCCTGCCGTACTACGGGCCGTTCGGGGACATCCGCGACGTCGTCGGCTGCGAGGACCAGTTCCGCAACGCGTTCATCCTCGGCTGCGTCGGCGCGTGGAGCCTGCACCCGGTCCAGATCGACATCGCCAAGAAGGTCTTCTCGCCGTCCGTCGAAGACGTCCGCTGGGCGCGCAAGGTGATCGCCGCCATGGGCGACGGCACCGGCGCGGTGATGATCGACGGGAAGATGCAGGACGACGCGTCCGTGAAACAGTGCCGCGTGGTCGCCGAGCTGGCCGAGGAACTCGCCGCCCGCGACGAGGACCTGGCCGCCGCGTACCGCGAAATCAGCGAGGAGAACGCGTGA